Proteins from one Bradyrhizobium roseum genomic window:
- a CDS encoding outer membrane beta-barrel protein, producing MARPATGRNSCARLLRAALPCLVLTALSGTVAKAQTVTPDLFSTTRTSQVMSPDSPLRRTAAEVNDPFNNPKPGDTDRTRPAPSRIGQIPKYGVPAASGAASSGYDSLNRKRQKPKFYPGQAKPKPPVGPGSPPPVASNTGLRLSIPPSDSAHKTPLPPAMAGTVAGQPPRKRLKVDDDPFGAVGDYAGSFLIKSAVEVSGGYDTNPGRLAAARGKPLYVIAPEFLAVSDWERHALVADLRGSFTGYGGNLTPNANGTPLSAPLDIDRPSFIGHVDGRLDVSRDTRLTGQGRLFVSTDNPGSPNVQAGLARYPIYTTLGGTVGIDQSFNRLQVSAGATVDRTDYTNSKLTDGSSSTNDDRNFSQYGGVGRVSYDWMPGLKPFVEVQADNRVHDVKLDRSGFARDSTGGYVKGGTSFEFTRLLTGEIGVGYAARDYVDPRLNRLDGLLVSSSLVWTATPLTTAKFISDTTVTETTLPGTSGVLTHIYTVEVDHDFRRWLTAIGKFTWGELDYQGNPRRDKIYTVSGEAIYKMNRNLWLRGTLRRDWLDSNLAGNSTASTVVMLGVRLQH from the coding sequence ATGGCCAGGCCAGCAACGGGCCGGAACAGCTGCGCGCGCCTCCTCCGCGCCGCCTTGCCGTGTCTTGTGCTGACGGCCCTGTCGGGAACCGTGGCGAAGGCACAGACCGTCACGCCGGACCTGTTCAGCACGACGCGCACCAGCCAGGTGATGTCGCCGGATTCGCCGTTGCGCCGGACCGCGGCGGAGGTGAACGACCCGTTCAACAACCCAAAGCCTGGGGATACCGACAGGACAAGGCCCGCGCCGTCACGGATCGGACAGATCCCGAAATACGGCGTGCCGGCCGCAAGCGGCGCGGCCAGTTCCGGCTACGACTCGCTCAACCGCAAGCGCCAGAAGCCGAAATTCTATCCGGGGCAGGCCAAGCCGAAGCCGCCGGTCGGTCCCGGGAGTCCGCCGCCGGTCGCGTCGAACACCGGGCTGCGGCTCTCGATTCCGCCATCAGACTCGGCGCACAAGACACCGCTCCCGCCGGCCATGGCGGGCACGGTGGCCGGGCAGCCGCCGCGCAAGCGCCTCAAGGTCGATGACGATCCGTTCGGCGCGGTCGGCGACTATGCCGGCAGCTTCTTGATCAAGTCGGCGGTCGAAGTCTCCGGCGGCTACGATACCAATCCCGGCCGGCTCGCGGCGGCGCGGGGCAAACCGCTCTACGTGATCGCGCCGGAATTCCTCGCGGTCTCCGACTGGGAACGCCACGCGCTGGTCGCTGATCTGCGAGGCTCCTTCACCGGCTACGGCGGCAATCTCACGCCGAACGCCAACGGCACGCCGCTGTCGGCGCCGCTCGATATCGACCGGCCCAGTTTCATCGGCCATGTTGACGGCCGGCTCGATGTCAGCCGCGACACACGGCTGACCGGGCAGGGGCGGCTGTTCGTATCGACCGACAATCCGGGCAGCCCGAACGTGCAGGCGGGCCTCGCCCGCTATCCGATCTACACCACGCTCGGCGGAACCGTCGGCATCGACCAGAGCTTCAACCGCCTGCAGGTTTCCGCCGGCGCCACCGTCGACCGCACCGACTACACCAACTCAAAGCTCACCGATGGCAGTTCGAGCACCAACGACGACCGCAATTTCAGTCAGTATGGCGGCGTCGGCCGCGTCAGCTACGATTGGATGCCCGGCCTGAAGCCGTTTGTCGAAGTGCAGGCCGACAACCGCGTGCATGACGTCAAGCTCGACCGCTCCGGTTTCGCCCGTGACTCGACCGGTGGTTACGTCAAGGGCGGCACCAGTTTTGAATTCACGCGGCTGTTGACCGGCGAAATCGGCGTCGGCTACGCCGCGCGCGACTATGTCGATCCCAGGCTGAACCGCCTCGATGGCCTGCTGGTCTCGTCCTCGCTGGTGTGGACCGCGACCCCGCTGACCACGGCCAAGTTCATCTCAGACACCACCGTCACTGAAACCACGCTGCCGGGCACCTCCGGCGTGCTGACGCACATCTACACCGTCGAGGTCGATCACGACTTCCGCCGCTGGCTGACCGCGATCGGAAAATTCACCTGGGGCGAACTCGACTATCAGGGCAACCCCCGGCGCGACAAGATCTACACCGTGTCGGGCGAGGCGATCTACAAGATGAACCGCAACCTCTGGCTCCGCGGCACGCTGCGCCGCGACTGGCTGGATTCGAACCTGGCGGGCAACAGCACGGCATCGACGGTGGTGATGCTGGGGGTGAGGCTGCAGCATTGA
- a CDS encoding KpsF/GutQ family sugar-phosphate isomerase, whose amino-acid sequence MAHPNPLMAKSSGTDPADAAVQSALRTLDAEGSGIAALTAALQSDLRAPFAAAAELIRNAKGRLIVTGLGKSGHVGRKIAATFASTGTPAFFVHAAEASHGDLGMITADDVILALSWSGEQPEMKNLISYAARFGIAVVAMTSERESSLSKAADVALTLPKAREACPHNLAPTTSSLMMLALGDALAIALLEGRGFTSVDFSVLHPGGKLGAMLKYTRDLMHAGDAVPLKPLGTKMSDALVEMTSKGFGCVGIIDARGNIAGIVTDGDLRRHMDMGPGLMTATVDEVMTKNPKTIDRDVLAGEALEILNSSKITTLIVTDAGKPVGIVHLHDFLRAGVA is encoded by the coding sequence ATGGCTCATCCGAATCCGCTGATGGCAAAATCATCCGGCACCGACCCCGCTGACGCTGCCGTCCAGTCGGCCCTGCGTACGCTCGACGCCGAAGGCAGCGGGATCGCCGCGCTCACGGCGGCGCTGCAATCCGATCTCCGCGCCCCCTTTGCCGCCGCCGCCGAGCTGATCCGGAACGCCAAGGGCCGGCTGATCGTCACCGGGCTCGGCAAATCGGGCCATGTCGGCCGCAAGATCGCCGCGACCTTTGCCTCCACCGGTACGCCGGCCTTCTTCGTGCATGCCGCCGAAGCCAGCCATGGCGATCTCGGCATGATCACGGCCGACGACGTCATCCTGGCGCTGTCGTGGTCCGGCGAACAACCGGAAATGAAGAATCTGATCAGTTACGCCGCGCGCTTCGGGATTGCCGTGGTCGCGATGACGTCGGAGCGGGAATCCTCGCTCAGCAAGGCGGCCGACGTCGCGCTGACGCTGCCCAAGGCGCGCGAGGCCTGCCCGCACAATCTGGCGCCCACCACCTCCTCCCTGATGATGCTGGCGCTCGGCGACGCGCTGGCGATCGCGCTGCTGGAAGGCCGCGGCTTTACTTCGGTCGATTTCAGCGTGCTGCATCCGGGCGGCAAGCTCGGCGCGATGCTGAAATACACCCGCGACCTCATGCACGCCGGCGACGCGGTGCCGCTGAAGCCGCTCGGCACAAAGATGTCAGACGCGCTGGTCGAGATGACATCGAAAGGCTTTGGCTGCGTCGGCATCATCGATGCGCGCGGCAATATTGCCGGCATCGTCACCGACGGCGATCTTCGCCGCCACATGGACATGGGCCCCGGCCTGATGACGGCCACCGTCGATGAGGTGATGACGAAAAACCCGAAGACGATCGACCGCGACGTGCTGGCCGGTGAGGCGCTGGAGATCCTCAACTCCTCGAAGATCACGACGCTGATCGTCACCGACGCCGGCAAGCCGGTCGGCATCGTGCACCTGCACGATTTTCTGCGTGCGGGTGTGGCGTAG
- a CDS encoding carboxymuconolactone decarboxylase family protein — protein sequence MSQTMPRIAPLDPPYAPDIASQFDRIMRGAPPLLLFRVMAGHGRAWEKFRGGSLLDRGPLSLREREIVIDRTCARTGCEYEWGVHVAAFAEAAHLTEQQIRATARGTANEACWSQAEQALIAAVDALHDRATLSDAEFSGLSAHYDAAQILEIMLLCGFYRTVSYLANGLALPLEEKAARFPE from the coding sequence ATGTCACAGACCATGCCGCGGATCGCGCCGCTCGATCCGCCTTATGCACCTGATATCGCCTCCCAGTTCGACCGCATCATGCGCGGCGCGCCGCCGCTGCTGCTGTTTCGCGTCATGGCCGGCCACGGCCGCGCCTGGGAGAAGTTTCGCGGCGGCAGCCTGCTCGACCGCGGGCCGCTGTCGCTGCGCGAGCGCGAGATCGTCATCGACCGCACCTGTGCGCGAACCGGGTGCGAGTATGAGTGGGGCGTGCATGTCGCGGCGTTCGCCGAAGCCGCGCACCTGACCGAACAGCAAATCCGCGCCACCGCGCGCGGCACTGCCAATGAGGCCTGCTGGTCGCAGGCCGAGCAGGCGCTGATTGCGGCCGTCGACGCGCTGCACGACCGCGCGACGCTCAGCGACGCCGAATTCTCTGGGCTTTCTGCCCATTACGACGCCGCGCAGATATTGGAGATCATGCTGCTGTGCGGCTTCTACCGCACCGTATCGTATCTCGCGAACGGGCTGGCGCTGCCGCTGGAGGAGAAGGCGGCGCGGTTTCCGGAGTGA
- a CDS encoding winged helix-turn-helix transcriptional regulator, with the protein MPKKDAAAQKTAVRGSRSGRPIMALLDLLGRRWTLRIIWELRDGPLTSRALRTACDDASPTVMQARLSELREAMLVELLAGDGYRLTPLGRELMEGFQPLNRFAERWSKRTSS; encoded by the coding sequence ATGCCGAAAAAGGATGCCGCCGCCCAAAAGACCGCCGTTCGCGGCTCCCGATCAGGCCGGCCGATCATGGCGCTGCTCGATCTGCTGGGGCGGCGCTGGACGCTGCGGATCATCTGGGAACTGCGCGACGGCCCGCTGACCTCACGCGCGCTGCGCACCGCCTGCGACGACGCCTCACCGACGGTGATGCAGGCGCGGCTGTCGGAATTGCGCGAGGCCATGCTCGTGGAGTTGCTGGCCGGCGACGGCTATCGCCTGACCCCGCTGGGCAGAGAACTAATGGAAGGCTTTCAGCCCCTGAATCGCTTTGCGGAGCGGTGGAGCAAGCGAACGTCCAGCTAG
- a CDS encoding NfeD family protein: protein MAEMFSTLGTWNWLIFGFILMALELLAPGIFLFWLGLAALLVGLLSFAVNPSWQTQILMFAVFAVAAVPAWRHFARSEGSRSLSNPFLNRRTEALIGREFTLEKPIVDGTGTVRIDDTIWRVAGPDAPAGSRVKVVQADGASLTVAAA from the coding sequence ATGGCCGAGATGTTTTCTACCCTGGGCACCTGGAACTGGCTGATCTTCGGCTTCATCCTGATGGCGCTGGAGCTGTTGGCGCCGGGTATCTTCTTGTTCTGGCTCGGGCTCGCGGCGTTGCTGGTCGGGCTGTTGTCGTTTGCAGTCAACCCGTCCTGGCAAACGCAGATCCTGATGTTTGCGGTGTTTGCGGTTGCCGCGGTGCCGGCGTGGCGCCATTTTGCGCGCAGCGAGGGCAGCCGCAGCCTGAGCAACCCGTTTCTCAACAGGCGGACCGAGGCGCTGATCGGCCGCGAATTCACCCTGGAAAAGCCGATCGTCGACGGGACGGGCACCGTGCGGATCGACGACACGATCTGGCGCGTCGCCGGTCCGGATGCGCCGGCCGGCAGCCGGGTGAAGGTGGTGCAGGCCGACGGTGCAAGCCTGACGGTGGCGGCAGCCTAG
- a CDS encoding SPFH domain-containing protein, which translates to MSGFDIFAIAFVLLVIVTLFAGVKTVPQGYDWTIERFGKYTRTLSPGLNLIIPYFDRVGRKMNMMEQVISIPEQEVITKDNATVTVDGVAFYQVFDAAKASYEVSNLDQAIIVLTMTNIRSVMGSMDLDAVLSHRDEINERLLRVVDAAVSPWGLKVNRIEIKDIVPPADLVEAMGRQMKAERVKRADILQAEGQRQSEILRAEGAKQGQILQAEGRREAAFRDAEARERSAEAEAKATQMVSEAIAKGDVAALNYFIADKYIKAFGQLADSPNQKIVMLPIEAMSILGSLAGIGEIAKATFGEAATSATAARRASSVPNTGPTPPPVAPQR; encoded by the coding sequence ATGAGCGGCTTTGATATCTTCGCGATCGCGTTTGTTCTGCTCGTGATCGTCACGCTGTTCGCGGGGGTCAAGACGGTGCCGCAGGGCTACGACTGGACCATCGAGCGGTTCGGCAAATACACCCGCACGCTGTCGCCGGGGCTCAATCTCATCATTCCCTATTTCGACCGCGTCGGCCGCAAGATGAACATGATGGAACAGGTGATCAGCATTCCCGAGCAGGAGGTGATCACCAAGGACAACGCCACCGTGACGGTGGACGGCGTCGCCTTCTATCAGGTGTTCGATGCCGCCAAGGCGAGTTATGAAGTATCCAATCTCGATCAGGCGATCATCGTCCTGACCATGACCAACATCCGCTCGGTGATGGGATCGATGGATCTCGACGCGGTGCTGTCGCACCGCGACGAGATCAATGAGCGGCTGCTGCGCGTGGTCGATGCCGCCGTTTCGCCGTGGGGACTGAAGGTCAACCGTATCGAGATCAAGGACATCGTTCCGCCGGCCGATCTGGTCGAGGCGATGGGCCGGCAGATGAAGGCCGAGCGCGTCAAGCGCGCCGACATCCTGCAGGCCGAGGGCCAGCGCCAGTCGGAAATCCTGCGCGCGGAAGGCGCCAAGCAGGGCCAGATCCTTCAGGCCGAAGGCCGCAGGGAGGCTGCGTTCCGTGACGCCGAGGCGCGCGAGCGCTCGGCCGAAGCCGAGGCCAAGGCGACGCAGATGGTTTCCGAGGCCATCGCCAAAGGCGACGTCGCCGCGCTGAACTATTTCATCGCCGACAAATACATCAAGGCGTTCGGTCAGCTTGCGGATTCGCCGAATCAGAAGATCGTCATGCTGCCGATCGAAGCGATGAGCATTTTGGGATCGCTGGCCGGCATCGGCGAGATCGCCAAGGCGACCTTCGGCGAAGCTGCGACATCAGCCACGGCCGCACGGCGGGCGTCCTCGGTGCCGAACACCGGCCCCACCCCGCCGCCGGTCGCGCCGCAGCGGTGA
- the hemH gene encoding ferrochelatase, which produces MSAVAPIEHPEPAPAALPRRVGVLLVNLGTPDTADARGVRVYLKEFLSDSRVIEDQGLLWKLILNGIILRVRPGRKARDYQKIWNTEKNESPLKTITRSQAEKLAAAIADHKHVVVDWAMRYGNPSMRSRIEALAAQGCDRLLVVPLYPQYSAATSATVCDEAFRALADMRAQPTLRVSPPYYDDPEYIEALAVSIKAHLAALPFEPELIVASFHGMPQKYVDKGDPYQAQCVATTDALRARLGLDASKLILTFQSRFGFDEWLQPYTDKTIEKLAKDGVKRIAVVTPGFSADCLETLEEIAQENAEIFEHNGGELFSAIPCLNDSDPGMDVIRQLVLRELQGWL; this is translated from the coding sequence ATGTCCGCGGTCGCCCCCATTGAACATCCCGAGCCGGCACCGGCTGCCCTGCCGCGCCGCGTCGGCGTGCTGCTGGTCAATCTTGGCACGCCCGACACGGCAGATGCCCGTGGCGTGCGGGTCTACCTGAAGGAATTCCTCTCCGATTCGCGCGTGATCGAGGATCAGGGCCTGCTCTGGAAACTGATCCTTAACGGTATCATCCTGCGCGTGCGTCCCGGCCGCAAAGCACGCGATTATCAAAAGATATGGAATACCGAGAAGAACGAGTCTCCGCTCAAGACCATCACGCGCTCGCAGGCTGAAAAGCTGGCAGCCGCGATCGCCGATCACAAGCACGTCGTGGTCGATTGGGCGATGCGCTACGGCAACCCGTCGATGCGCTCGCGGATCGAGGCGCTGGCCGCGCAGGGTTGTGACCGCTTGCTGGTGGTGCCGCTCTATCCGCAATATTCCGCCGCGACGTCGGCGACGGTCTGCGATGAGGCGTTTCGCGCGCTCGCCGACATGCGCGCGCAACCGACGCTGCGGGTCAGCCCGCCTTACTATGATGACCCGGAGTATATCGAGGCGCTCGCCGTTTCGATCAAGGCGCATCTGGCGGCGTTGCCGTTCGAGCCCGAACTGATCGTGGCGTCGTTTCACGGCATGCCGCAGAAGTATGTCGACAAGGGCGACCCCTACCAGGCGCAGTGCGTCGCAACGACCGACGCATTGCGCGCGCGCCTGGGCCTTGATGCCTCAAAGCTGATCCTTACGTTTCAGTCGCGCTTCGGCTTCGACGAGTGGCTGCAGCCCTATACCGACAAGACCATCGAAAAACTCGCGAAAGATGGCGTGAAGCGCATCGCCGTCGTGACCCCCGGCTTCTCCGCCGATTGCCTCGAGACGCTGGAGGAAATCGCGCAGGAGAATGCGGAGATCTTCGAGCATAATGGCGGGGAGCTTTTTTCCGCCATTCCCTGCCTCAACGACAGCGATCCCGGCATGGACGTCATCCGCCAGCTCGTGCTGCGCGAGCTGCAGGGCTGGCTATAA
- a CDS encoding MAPEG family protein → MTIAEWCVFGTLMLYLLTIASVKWAWHRQFDNAKPRDPAFYEDAIRARALGAHQNGIEAFPFLAAAVLLAEFRLAPQHLIDELAILFLIVRVAYVFTYLGNRPTLRSILWSTGFALNIAIFFLPAIKAYLPT, encoded by the coding sequence ATGACGATCGCCGAATGGTGCGTTTTCGGAACGCTGATGCTTTATCTGCTGACGATCGCCTCGGTCAAATGGGCCTGGCATCGCCAGTTCGACAACGCCAAGCCGCGCGATCCCGCCTTCTACGAGGACGCCATCCGCGCCCGCGCGCTCGGCGCCCACCAGAACGGGATCGAGGCGTTTCCCTTCCTTGCGGCCGCCGTCCTGCTGGCGGAATTCCGCCTGGCCCCCCAGCACCTGATCGATGAACTCGCGATCCTGTTCCTGATCGTCCGGGTCGCCTACGTCTTCACCTATCTCGGCAACCGCCCGACGCTGCGCTCGATCCTGTGGAGCACCGGCTTCGCCCTCAACATCGCGATTTTCTTTCTGCCGGCGATCAAAGCCTATCTGCCGACATAA
- a CDS encoding HlyD family efflux transporter periplasmic adaptor subunit, producing MLSHFGRALRALAAAAALCAAIAPASAHEGHEHGEQPPVSASALPRGEADSDAFEVVAIVRGDNLEIYLDRFATNEPVTGATIEVESPNGPVKAVASADGTYRVAAPWLAKSGRTELIFTVTAGDTTDILPLAIQSTPAAAQGAAQQDAAAGGHINKTSVLLVLGGALFGALLSAIALRGRRRVAALVVMFLPMLLGAREPEAHKGHGHEEEKAQIAISTVSGERAQRLPDGAVFVPKSVQRIFAVRTLVAEPAGHKKVTELPGRIIPDPNASGYVQSAVGGRLSAPSGGFPRLGTPVKQGDILGYVTPPIAAIDVSDMRQRQGELDQQISIVERRFARYEQLAPSGAISRTQLEDTRLELEGLRDRRASIEKSRREPEALIAPVAGVIAEGSAVAGQIVQPSSVVFNIIDPSRLWVEALSFESLEPSRGARASTYTGRNYDLVYQGTGFADRSQSVPVHFAVTGDTAGLRAGQFLTVLVATEDTKEGLAVPRSSVVRGSNGQDFVYEHIAPERFMPRSVRTEPLDGDRVLIVSGFTPGKRIVSQGADLLDHVR from the coding sequence ATGCTTTCCCATTTTGGGCGTGCCTTGCGTGCTCTCGCAGCAGCCGCAGCTCTATGCGCTGCGATCGCCCCCGCTTCCGCCCATGAGGGCCATGAACATGGGGAACAGCCGCCCGTCTCGGCGAGCGCCCTGCCGCGCGGCGAGGCCGATTCCGACGCGTTCGAGGTCGTTGCGATCGTCCGCGGCGACAATCTTGAAATTTATCTCGACCGGTTCGCCACCAATGAGCCGGTAACCGGCGCAACGATCGAAGTCGAATCGCCCAACGGTCCGGTGAAAGCTGTGGCAAGCGCCGACGGCACGTACCGGGTGGCGGCGCCGTGGCTGGCAAAGAGCGGACGGACGGAGCTGATCTTCACGGTCACGGCGGGAGACACCACCGACATTCTGCCGCTGGCAATCCAGTCCACCCCCGCAGCTGCGCAAGGCGCAGCACAGCAGGATGCGGCTGCCGGCGGACACATCAACAAGACATCGGTGCTTCTCGTCCTGGGCGGCGCGCTCTTCGGGGCACTGCTCTCCGCCATTGCACTGCGCGGCAGGCGCAGGGTGGCAGCCCTTGTCGTCATGTTCCTTCCCATGCTCCTGGGGGCACGCGAGCCGGAGGCCCATAAAGGCCACGGCCACGAGGAGGAAAAGGCACAGATCGCCATCAGCACGGTCTCGGGCGAGCGCGCCCAGCGCCTTCCCGATGGGGCGGTCTTCGTGCCCAAATCGGTGCAGCGGATATTTGCGGTGCGGACGCTGGTCGCCGAGCCCGCCGGGCACAAGAAGGTCACCGAACTTCCGGGAAGGATCATTCCCGATCCCAATGCCAGCGGCTACGTGCAATCCGCCGTCGGCGGCCGTCTATCCGCGCCATCGGGCGGCTTTCCCCGGCTGGGCACACCGGTGAAGCAGGGCGACATCCTGGGCTATGTCACCCCGCCCATTGCGGCGATCGATGTTTCCGACATGCGGCAGCGCCAGGGCGAACTCGATCAGCAGATCTCGATCGTCGAACGCAGGTTCGCCCGCTACGAGCAGCTCGCGCCATCGGGCGCGATATCGCGCACCCAGCTCGAGGACACACGGCTCGAACTCGAAGGGCTGCGCGACCGGCGCGCATCGATCGAGAAATCGCGGCGCGAGCCCGAAGCGCTGATCGCGCCGGTGGCGGGCGTCATCGCCGAAGGCAGCGCCGTGGCGGGCCAGATCGTTCAACCAAGTTCCGTCGTCTTCAACATCATCGATCCCTCCCGGCTCTGGGTCGAGGCGCTGAGCTTCGAGAGCCTCGAACCGTCGCGCGGCGCGCGGGCGTCGACCTATACGGGCAGGAATTACGACCTTGTCTATCAAGGCACAGGCTTTGCCGATCGCAGCCAGTCCGTGCCGGTGCATTTTGCCGTGACGGGCGACACTGCGGGGCTGAGAGCCGGTCAATTTCTCACCGTGCTGGTCGCGACCGAAGATACCAAGGAAGGCCTCGCGGTGCCGCGCAGCAGCGTCGTTCGCGGCTCCAACGGCCAGGATTTCGTCTACGAGCACATCGCCCCCGAGCGGTTCATGCCAAGGAGTGTGCGCACGGAGCCGCTCGACGGCGATCGCGTGCTGATCGTGTCCGGCTTCACGCCCGGCAAGCGGATCGTGTCGCAAGGCGCGGACCTGCTCGATCACGTCCGCTGA